A stretch of Gambusia affinis linkage group LG10, SWU_Gaff_1.0, whole genome shotgun sequence DNA encodes these proteins:
- the tm4sf4 gene encoding transmembrane 4 L6 family member 4 has translation MCSGGFAKCLGISLMPLAIVCVLCNILLFFPGGKVVDKGNITDEVWYFGGILGSGVLMIFPALVFLGLKNNDCCGCCGNESCGRRFAMLSSILFAAVGALGAGYSVVVSCVAINKGPRCSLVDPTDVNQTEWIYPFDNGDYLRNHTLWSECKQPTNAVSWHLGLFCVLLVVGLIQIALCAVQVINGLLGALCGDCCGCCGGSDGAV, from the exons ATGTGTTCGGGCGGCTTCGCTAAATGCCTGGGCATCAGCCTGATGCCTCTCGCCATCGTGTGTGTGCTCTGCAACATCCTGCTCTTCTTCCCCGGCGGGAAGGTTGTGGATAAGGGCAACATCACAGACGAGGTTTGGTACTTTGGAGGCATATTGGGATCTGGAGTGCTG ATGATCTTCCCAGCTCTCGTCTTCCTGGGTTTGAAGAACAATGACTGCTGCGGTTGCTGTGGAAACGAAAGCTGTGGGCGGAGATTTGCG ATGCTGAGCTCCATACTGTTTGCAGCTGTTGGTGCGCTTGGTGCAGGTTACTCAGTTGTAGTTTCATGTGTAGCTATCAACAAGGGGCCGCGTTGTTCTTTAGTTGACCCTACGGATGTCAACCAAACAGAATGGATATATCCTTTCGACAATGG AGACTACCTGAGGAACCACACTCTCTGGAGTGAGTGCAAACAGCCAACAAATGCGGTTTCCTGGCACCTGGGCCTGTTCTGCGTGCTGCTGGTGGTGGGTTTAATCCAGATCGCTCTGTGCGCCGTGCAGGTGATAAACGGCCTGCTGGGGGCGCTGTGTGGAGactgctgcggctgctgcggAGGG aGCGATGGAGCCGTATAA
- the LOC122839052 gene encoding LOW QUALITY PROTEIN: glutathione hydrolase-like YwrD proenzyme (The sequence of the model RefSeq protein was modified relative to this genomic sequence to represent the inferred CDS: deleted 2 bases in 1 codon), giving the protein MKADLPFSSRRSPVLCLHGCVASSQPLASAVGLDVLKRGGNAADAAVAMAAALAVTEPCSTGLGGDAFCLFYDGKTGEIRGINGSGRSPRTLTLDFLEGLGYSAEAPPSVFDALNVTVPGAPALWCDTVQLFGSQKLSLQEVLSGAATLAEEGFPVAGVRVRSRHHWKKWAAALGESGKELGADLLIGGRPPKHGEVFKNTAMAQTMKELGEQGKPGFYQGRVAQAIVDVISQNGGVMTLEDLSSHDSEVVSPISTDYKGVRLWELPPNGQGLVALLLLNILENFPLLKAGGHNSSDYIHVLVEAVRLAQTDAFCYLGDAAHVTVPTESLLAKSYSQQRARHISMDRVMARVEPGLLTGSDTVYFCVIDSQRNACSFVNSTYMGFGTGLVPKDCGFSLQNRGANFSLQRGHVNCVAGGKRPYHTIIPALLTDSEKPQLLAALGVMGAFMQPQGHIQVLLNMVEFGMDPQQALDAPRVFVEYDNKTGQWLVNLEEGIDQEVAEELKRRGHRVNWPVTGHQRAQFGRGQIITVGDWWSHSVPQTGSPPRVLWAGSDPRADGCAQGY; this is encoded by the exons ATGAAAGCCGACCTTCCTTTCTCCTCTCGCCGGTCTCCCGTGCTGTGCTTGCACGGCTGCGTGGCGTCCAGTCAACCGCTGGCCTCAGCCGTGGGTCTGG ATGTCCTGAAGCGTGGCGGGAATGCTGCAGATGCGGCCGTTGCCATGGCAGCGGCTCTGGCGGTAACGGAGCCGTGCAGCACTGGACTCGGCGGCGATGCCTTCTGCTTGTTCTACGATGGGAAAACTGGAGAAATCCGGGGGATTAATGGCAG TGGTCGTTCACCTCGAACTTTGACCCTAGACTTTCTGGAAGGACTCGGCTACTCAGCAGAAGCTCCTCCTTCGGTGTTTGATGCTTTAAATGTGACTGTCCCTGGAGCTCCTGCCCTCTGGTGCGACACAGTCCAGTTGTTTGGAAGCCAAAAG CTGTCCTTGCAGGAGGTTTTGAGTGGAGCGGCGACCCTGGCAGAAGAGGGCTTTCCGGTTGccggggttagggttagg tccAGGCACCACTGGAAAAAGTGGGCGGCGGCTTTGGGCGAGTCGGGGAAGGAGCTAGGGGCGGACCTGCTGATCGGCGGCCGTCCACCCAAACACGGagaagtgtttaaaaacactGCGATGGCTCAAACCATGAAG GAGCTCGGTGAACAAGGCAAACCGGGTTTCTACCAGGGCCGAGTGGCTCAAGCTATTGTTGATGTCATCAGCCAGAACGGAGGGGTCATGACCCTGGAGGACCTCAGCAGCCACGACAGCGAGGTCGTCAGCCCCATTAGCACAGATTACAAG GGCGTGCGTCTGTGGGAGCTTCCTCCCAACGGTCAGGGCCTGGTCGCTCTGCTGCTCCTCAACATCCTGGAGAACTTTCCTCTGCTCAAAG CTGGAGGCCACAACAGCTCAGACTACATCCATGTGTTGGTGGAGGCCGTGCGTTTGGCGCAGACGGATGCCTTCTGTTACCTTGGCGACGCCGCCCATGTGACCGTCCCTACAGAAAGCTTACTGGCGAAAAGCTACAGCCAGCAGCGGGCGCGGCACATCAGCAtggacag GGTGATGGCGCGAGTGGAACCAGGTCtgctgacaggaagtgacacggTCTACTTCTGTGTGATTGACAGTCAGAGGAACGCTTGTTCATTTGTCAACAGCACCTACATGGGGTTTGGGACCGGCCTGGTCCCGAAGGACTGCGGCTTCTCGCTACAG AACCGAGGTGCCAACTTTTCCCTGCAGCGCGGCCATGTTAACTGTGTTGCTGGAGGGAAGCGGCCGTATCACACCATAATACCTGCCCTCCTCACCGACTCAGAAAAACCCCAACTACTCGCTGCCCTGGGGGTTATGGGGGCTTTTATGCAACCTCAAGGACACATCCAG GTCCTGCTGAACATGGTCGAGTTTGGGATGGACCCTCAGCAGGCTTTGGATGCACCGAGAGTCTTTGTGGAGTACGATAACAAAA CTGGTCAGTGGTTAGTTAATTTGGAGGAAGGGATCGACCAGGAAGTGGCTGAGGAGCTGAAAAGAAGAGGCCACAGAGTCAACTGGCCTGTTACAG GCCACCAGAGGGCTCAGTTTGGGCGTGGACAGATAATCACTGTGGGTGATTGGTGGAGTCACTCCGTCCCTCAAACCGGCTCCCCACCCAGGGTGCTGTGGGCAGGATCAGACCCCAGAGCAGATGGATGTGCTCAGGGATACTAA
- the LOC122839057 gene encoding transmembrane protein 69-like — MLSVALRRSVTATPRVSLWTRCPPTWRSSSLTGSPFSSSFCPDDFGRLQPRGFTSVTQKTPRLNAFISSQHFHSSAARLKKRDRPEPPPRELDLLRYDMKHLWEGPKPALCLGFAGLIPFVSPPLIMAATETFYPELAYAQLAYSAAIISFLGGARWGFALPYSSPAKPDWINLANSVVPPLLAWAAMLLSESLVPAAMTALIGLGVSLHYDLSLLPTYPSWFKALRTVLTVTAFFSLLGTVLMNGTFPEKYFF; from the exons ATGCTGTCTGTTGCTTTAAGAAGAAGCGTCACTGCAACACCGAGG GTTTCCCTCTGGACTCGTTGTCCTCCAACATGGCGGTCGTCATCCCTGACCGGATCGCCATTCTCCTCCAGTTTCTGCCCGGATGATTTTGGACGACTACAGCCTCGTGGTTTCACTTCCGTCACCCAGAAAACTCCGCGTTTGAACGCTTTCATCTCATCGCAACATTTCCACTCGTCTGCTGCGAGGCTGAAGAAACGAGACCGACCCGAACCGCCTCCCCGGGAACTGGACCTGCTCCGGTATGACATGAAGCACTTGTGGGAAGGTCCAAAGCCGGCGCTGTGTCTGGGCTTCGCCGGGCTCATCCCCTTCGTCTCCCCGCCTCTGATCATGGCCGCCACAGAGACGTTTTACCCGGAGTTGGCCTACGCCCAGCTGGCCTACTCCGCCGCCATCATCTCCTTCCTGGGCGGCGCCCGATGGGGGTTCGCGCTTCCCTACAGCAGCCCGGCCAAACCCGACTGGATCAACCTGGCCAATAGCGTGGTTCCGCCGCTGTTGGCGTGGGCGGCCATGCTGTTGAGCGAAAGCCTTGTTCCGGCGGCCATGACGGCCTTGATCGGACTCGGTGTTTCGCTGCATTATGACCTCTCTCTGCTGCCGACGTATCCCAGCTGGTTCAAGGCGCTGCGCACCGTCCTGACCGTGACGGCGTTCTTTTCTCTGCTCGGAACGGTTTTAATGAACGGAACATTTccagaaaagtattttttctga
- the slc25a24 gene encoding calcium-binding mitochondrial carrier protein SCaMC-1 — MYPAMRKLFFTDCRCAGDLGKTYEELFAKLDTNKDGKVDISELKAGLAAIGIQPGQGAVQKIISSADKNKDDVLDFKEFAKYLKEHEKKLRLTFKTLDKNKDGQVDYMEIQQSFADLGLEITKEDAKKILQSIDSDGTMSLDWNEWRAHFLLNPATSLQEIIRYWKHSTVLDIGDSLTIPDEFTEEEKTTGLWWKQLMSGAVAGAVSRTGTAPLDRMKVFMQVHASKSNNISLTGGFKQMLKEGGVMSLWRGNGINVLKIAPETAIKFMAYEQYKKLLASEPGKIQTHERFMAGSLAGATAQTAIYPMEVMKTRLTLRKTGQYSGMFDCAKKILQKEGVKAFYKGYVPNILGIIPYAGIDLAVYESLKNFWLSKYAKETANPGVLVLLGCGTISSTCGQLASYPLALIRTRMQAQASLEGSEQLPMGRMVQKILEKEGFFGLYRGILPNFMKVIPAVSISYVVYENMRSSLGI; from the exons ATGTATCCCGCAATGAGGAAGCTGTTTTTTACGGACTGTCGGTGCGCCGGAGATCTGGGCAAGACATACGAGGAGTTGTTCGCCAAGCTGGACACCAACAAGGATGGGAAAGTGGATATTTCCGAGCTCAAGGCAGGCCTGGCTGCAATAGGCATCCAGCCCGGGCAGGGGGCAGTCCAg aaaataatttcctctgctgacaaaaacaaagatgatgTGCTGGACTTCAAAGAGTTCGCCAAGTACCTGAAGGAGCATGAGAAGAAGCTGCGCCTGACTTTCAAGACcttggacaaaaacaaagacg GTCAAGTAGATTACATGGAGATCCAGCAGTCGTTCGCAGATCTGGGCCTGGAGATCACCAAGGAAGACGCTAAGAAGAtccttcagag TATTGATTCTGATGGTACCATGTCGTTGGACTGGAATGAATGGAGGGCGCACTTCCTGTTAAACCCGGCAACCAGCCTGCAGGAGATCATTCGCTACTGGAAGCACAGCACG GTTCTGGATATTGGCGACAGCCTGACCATCCCAGATGAGTTCACGGAGGAGGAGAAGACAACGGGTTTGTGGTGGAAGCAGCTGATGTCGGGGGCCGTTGCGGGAGCCGTGTCCCGCACTGGAACCGCCCCGCTGGACAGAATGAAGGTCTTCATGCAG GTTCACGCCTCAAAGAGCAACAACATCAGCCTGACTGGAGGCTTTAAGCAGATGTTAAAAGAAGGAGGGGTGATGTCTTTGTGGAGAGGAAACGGCATCAACGTCCTGAAGATCGCCCCGGAGACGGCCATTAAATTCATGGCATACGAACAG TATAAGAAGCTGCTGGCCAGTGAACCGGGGAAAATCCAAACCCATGAGAGGTTCATGGCGGGATCGTTGGCTGGAGCCACGGCGCAAACTGCCATCTACCCCATGGAG GTGATGAAAACTCGTCTTACGCTGAGAAAGACGGGACAGTACTCAGGGATGTTCGACTGTGCAAAGAAAATCCTGCAGAAGGAAGGAGTCAAGGCATTTTACAAAGGATACGTTCCCAATATTCTGGGCATAATCCCGTATGCTGGGATAGATCTGGCTGTGTACGAG AGCTTAAAGAACTTCTGGTTGTCCAAATATGCCAAAGAAACAGCGAACCCAGGGGTTCTGGTGCTGCTGGGCTGCGGTACTATTTCCAGCACCTGTGGTCAGCTGGCCAGTTACCCGCTGGCACTGATCCGCACTCGCATGCAAGCTCAAG CATCTCTGGAGGGCTCTGAGCAGCTGCCGATGGGCCGCATGGTGCAGAAGATCCTGGAGAAGGAGGGCTTCTTTGGACTTTACCGCGGCATCCTGCCCAACTTCATGAAGGTGATCCCGGCGGTCAGCATCAGCTACGTCGTTTACGAGAACATGCGCTCTAGCCTGGGAATCTAA